One part of the Bdellovibrio sp. KM01 genome encodes these proteins:
- a CDS encoding acyl-CoA thioesterase, translating into MNKVFRSKKTLTFREADPAKIMFFGNIYGFAHDAFEQFIVDAGYTWKEYFQDQNYAIPLRHSEANYMAPFFPGETYDISVMVVSFGETSFKMKYVFTQGDKTHAVVTMVHSVLDLKTKQKAAIPALMKSRLEPYLEKN; encoded by the coding sequence ATGAATAAAGTCTTCCGATCGAAAAAGACCCTGACTTTCAGGGAAGCAGACCCCGCGAAAATCATGTTTTTTGGGAATATTTACGGGTTTGCCCACGACGCTTTCGAACAATTCATCGTGGATGCCGGGTATACATGGAAAGAGTATTTCCAGGATCAAAACTATGCGATTCCACTTCGCCACTCTGAAGCCAACTATATGGCTCCATTTTTTCCGGGCGAGACCTACGATATTTCGGTGATGGTCGTAAGTTTTGGTGAAACTTCTTTCAAAATGAAGTACGTCTTCACTCAAGGCGATAAAACTCACGCGGTGGTCACGATGGTTCATTCTGTTTTGGATCTGAAAACCAAACAGAAAGCTGCAATTCCCGCATTGATGAAATCCCGTTTGGAACCTTACCTGGAGAAAAATTAG
- a CDS encoding polyprenyl synthetase family protein, whose amino-acid sequence MSRNVIDLKVYDSRDFPAYLPKLNKLYDDLFSGGKGFRAKLIRMMSSSLSLDGKSEHLLAQTIEFIHNASLLHDDLIDRSHLRRGKTTAWLKYTPEYAVLAGDYLLARVMVNLSGHGNIKLVQYTAEIISDLLEGEWLQDSVIGDYFVTLEQLDRIHNLKTASLFKWCIRAPFIAQERYDAELHQILEEMGTLLGQLFQRSDDLLDYDIRNDEGKAILGDLKSGYLNSFGAYVTAGRTRQEIDQIVKSKNLDQYYASIGGKEAFDKKVEAFDEINKGLIAMYDHHLERLKKHLKPGEEKLINQLRPLTEILYWRRKPSS is encoded by the coding sequence TTGTCGCGCAATGTCATTGATCTGAAAGTCTATGATTCCAGGGATTTCCCTGCCTACTTACCAAAGCTGAATAAGCTTTATGATGACCTCTTTTCTGGAGGCAAAGGATTCCGCGCGAAATTGATCCGCATGATGTCTTCCAGTCTTTCCTTGGATGGAAAGTCTGAACATCTTTTGGCGCAAACGATCGAGTTCATCCACAATGCTTCGTTATTGCATGATGATTTGATCGACCGCTCTCATCTTCGTCGCGGTAAAACGACGGCGTGGCTTAAGTACACTCCCGAGTACGCAGTTCTTGCGGGTGACTATTTGCTTGCACGCGTGATGGTGAACCTTTCTGGTCACGGCAATATCAAACTTGTTCAATACACGGCTGAAATTATCTCGGACCTTTTGGAAGGGGAGTGGTTGCAGGACTCTGTGATTGGGGACTACTTTGTGACACTTGAGCAGTTGGACCGTATTCATAATTTGAAAACGGCATCCTTGTTCAAATGGTGTATCCGTGCTCCTTTCATCGCGCAAGAGCGCTATGATGCTGAACTTCATCAAATTCTGGAAGAGATGGGGACGTTGCTAGGTCAATTGTTCCAACGCTCTGATGATTTGCTTGATTACGACATCCGTAATGACGAAGGCAAAGCGATCTTGGGTGATTTGAAATCTGGCTACTTGAATTCTTTTGGCGCATACGTGACCGCAGGTCGCACTCGTCAGGAGATCGATCAAATCGTAAAATCGAAAAACTTAGATCAGTACTACGCAAGCATCGGTGGCAAAGAAGCTTTTGATAAAAAAGTGGAAGCCTTCGATGAAATTAACAAGGGTTTGATCGCAATGTACGACCATCACTTGGAGCGCTTGAAAAAGCACTTGAAACCGGGTGAGGAAAAGCTGATCAATCAACTTCGTCCTTTGACAGAGATTCTTTACTGGAGAAGGAAGCCTTCTTCGTGA
- a CDS encoding prenyltransferase, whose product MSEFVTLSKSSPEFESYLLGTFAKDKRALPVQTLNVNSASETVTFKIVPMSALDFPPRIVRIMKTVKIRSFLFILVPLFLILTKNIVDQTLRDPISTLISTFGVICAFISVNLRNDYTDHVRGVDRVLERSGSRAIQNGWTTAAHIKSLSTVFLWISLICSLPVMFAYNQVAIVIVVAALIGLWAQFQKRISFKYQIGGEFALFLMFGPLLTVGYQLAMGAPFDKESLWIGVVWGWAVLFVVHLRNFINILPSSQAGFRNTVNWLGFDRSRRLIAIWWAIFLIINLFYHTVYAGKYWGVYVSVALVFLSCTFISKLKSLSSPVGGDLRQVFKYGFTLFLFTIGLWVFECLWYLLAS is encoded by the coding sequence GTGAGTGAGTTCGTTACCTTAAGCAAAAGCTCGCCTGAATTTGAATCCTACTTGCTTGGTACTTTTGCCAAAGACAAGCGTGCTTTGCCTGTGCAGACGTTGAATGTGAATTCCGCGTCTGAAACTGTGACGTTTAAAATTGTGCCGATGAGCGCTTTGGATTTTCCTCCGCGTATCGTGCGCATCATGAAAACTGTGAAGATCAGAAGCTTCCTGTTTATCTTGGTTCCGCTGTTTTTGATTCTGACAAAAAATATCGTTGATCAAACTTTGCGAGATCCTATCTCGACTTTGATTTCCACTTTTGGTGTGATTTGCGCGTTTATTTCCGTGAACCTTCGCAATGACTATACCGATCACGTTCGCGGTGTGGATCGTGTCCTTGAGCGCAGTGGCAGCCGTGCGATTCAAAACGGCTGGACGACGGCAGCTCATATCAAATCATTATCGACGGTCTTTTTGTGGATCTCGTTGATTTGTTCTTTGCCGGTGATGTTTGCCTACAACCAAGTGGCCATCGTTATCGTCGTGGCAGCTTTGATTGGTTTGTGGGCGCAATTTCAAAAACGCATTTCCTTTAAATATCAAATTGGTGGCGAGTTCGCGCTGTTCCTGATGTTCGGTCCCCTGTTGACTGTGGGCTATCAGTTGGCGATGGGGGCTCCCTTTGATAAAGAGTCCTTGTGGATCGGTGTCGTTTGGGGCTGGGCTGTTTTATTTGTGGTCCACCTTCGTAATTTTATAAATATTCTTCCCAGCAGCCAGGCCGGTTTTAGAAATACTGTGAACTGGTTGGGTTTTGATCGTTCACGTCGGCTGATTGCGATCTGGTGGGCGATTTTTTTAATCATCAATCTTTTCTATCACACAGTGTATGCCGGAAAGTATTGGGGAGTTTACGTCAGTGTGGCGCTGGTGTTCTTGTCTTGTACTTTCATTTCCAAGCTTAAAAGCCTTTCCAGCCCCGTGGGTGGTGATTTACGCCAGGTTTTCAAATACGGATTCACTTTGTTCTTATTCACCATTGGACTGTGGGTGTTTGAATGTCTTTGGTATCTTCTGGCG